The following coding sequences lie in one Agrobacterium vitis genomic window:
- a CDS encoding metallophosphoesterase family protein: MQIAVVADVHLHDLYGGYGMVEEGGGLALRTLADTMASTRVFNESHAAFLAVLDDIVRRGIRDVVLLGDYSDDGQIGAVAAVKRILSDYEDRHGLRFFATFGNHDCYGPAPRHLAKLLTQADGLEPLMVTSDDRSPAPAIVCLGMRGMSTAEAVAAMAPYGVTRPETILHWETPHDGLADLALRHLSSGDDLNCDASYLVEPQEGLWLLMLDANVFQKTGDGWKVRADAAWDHVLAERPYLLAWIKQVADRANRLGKTLLAFSHYPALPLALTGEGSDVRAASTPDWSKRMPSPETSRRLACAGIRWHFSGHMHVAGRVELDGLVNIAVPSPVAYPGGYVVVTAKAKQIDIETVQMNVVNGFDIAFPAYQVQSGGNNRTWFPKLLSCATYAEFLRAHLQNLIETKHIPDDWSPELLAYLDETMGHLFCEDSRLAGLTVGYSDVMSQPFRQMVEDYYLLRAAGRNALGEIPAERVVFYRDLATHLRSQDRVGTGVSRDVARFLELFAACTDFDGWLND; encoded by the coding sequence ATGCAGATCGCAGTTGTCGCCGATGTCCATCTGCATGATCTGTACGGCGGGTATGGCATGGTGGAGGAGGGCGGCGGACTTGCCCTTCGCACGCTGGCGGACACCATGGCGTCCACCCGCGTGTTCAATGAGAGCCATGCCGCCTTTCTTGCCGTGTTGGACGATATCGTCCGGCGCGGTATCCGTGATGTCGTACTTCTTGGCGATTATTCCGATGATGGCCAGATTGGCGCGGTTGCAGCCGTCAAACGGATTCTTTCCGACTACGAAGACAGACATGGCCTGCGGTTTTTCGCCACCTTCGGCAATCATGATTGCTACGGACCAGCGCCGCGTCATCTCGCCAAGCTGCTGACACAGGCCGATGGGCTGGAACCGCTAATGGTGACGAGTGATGATCGTTCGCCTGCACCCGCAATCGTCTGCCTTGGGATGCGTGGCATGTCGACAGCTGAGGCCGTGGCGGCCATGGCACCCTACGGCGTCACGCGTCCCGAGACCATTCTCCATTGGGAGACGCCTCATGACGGTCTGGCGGACCTTGCACTCCGACATTTGTCTAGCGGCGACGACCTGAACTGTGACGCCTCTTATCTTGTCGAGCCGCAGGAAGGGCTCTGGCTTTTGATGCTGGACGCCAATGTTTTCCAAAAGACCGGCGATGGCTGGAAGGTCAGGGCCGATGCCGCCTGGGATCATGTGCTGGCAGAACGCCCCTATCTGCTGGCCTGGATCAAGCAGGTGGCTGATCGCGCCAACCGTTTGGGCAAGACCTTGCTGGCCTTTTCTCACTACCCGGCCTTGCCCTTGGCATTGACAGGAGAAGGCAGCGACGTGCGGGCGGCGAGTACGCCGGACTGGTCGAAGCGCATGCCATCGCCGGAAACCAGCCGCCGCCTTGCCTGCGCTGGGATTCGATGGCATTTCAGCGGCCACATGCATGTCGCCGGGCGGGTTGAACTGGATGGTCTCGTCAACATCGCCGTCCCTTCGCCCGTCGCCTATCCTGGAGGCTACGTTGTCGTCACTGCCAAAGCCAAGCAGATTGACATCGAGACCGTTCAGATGAACGTGGTCAACGGTTTCGATATTGCGTTCCCCGCCTATCAAGTGCAGTCCGGCGGTAACAATCGCACCTGGTTTCCCAAACTGCTTTCCTGTGCGACCTATGCAGAGTTTCTGCGGGCCCATTTGCAAAATCTGATCGAAACGAAACATATTCCCGATGATTGGTCGCCTGAGCTTCTGGCATATCTCGACGAGACGATGGGGCATCTATTCTGTGAGGATAGCCGTTTGGCGGGGCTTACGGTCGGATACTCGGACGTTATGTCCCAGCCGTTTCGGCAGATGGTCGAGGATTACTACCTGTTGCGGGCTGCCGGACGAAATGCCTTGGGAGAGATTCCGGCAGAGAGGGTGGTGTTCTACCGGGATCTCGCCACGCACCTAAGATCACAAGATCGCGTAGGGACGGGAGTGTCGCGAGATGTTGCCAGGTTTTTGGAATTATTCGCCGCTTGCACAGATTTTGATGGTTGGCTGAATGATTGA